TCCCTgaatcaaaaaatatgaaaccCCAAATCACAAATACAGAATCCTAAAACCTAAACACAGAACTCTGAAACTCGAACACTAAACACATAAACATGAATACATAAGAATGAATAGCCTTAATCctacaaaacaaaaaaaaacctaaaaataatatcctaagaaaaaagaataaaaacaacGTAATACTAAACATAAAttatgaacataaaaattaataaaaaacacTAAACTCTAAACAATAAAGCTAAATCCTAAACCAGAAAACATAAACATTAACATAAACTCTGAACAGAAAACCAAAACCTTGAACACTGAACCTTAAACCCAAAGCACTGAACCCTGatccctaaacctaaacccaaACCCTGAAGCCTGAACCCTaatctatatatattacttttAAAGAAATGTTATACGTAATactatttataatttttttaaattaccaTGAATATAATACGATATATGCCAcctatttatattattatttcattGATTAAtacacataatttttatgtttatcctttttaaatttaggAGGATTATATAAAGAATTGCAAATTAAATGAGCTAATCATTAGGATGAATGATAAAGAACGCTACAAGAGCTGTGTAAAAACTGAAGTTTATTTTAAATCAATACATGAtacaaaaaacaaagaaacaCTCAAAAATATTGGTTGCTCTGTTGAGCGTGGTTACAGATATTTAACTGCATTGTATGACAAAACAATAACGAATGATTTGTGTGAGTACTTAAATCTCTGGCTAGATGAACAAAAGATCAAACATGTCAATGATGTTTTTGGAATTACCCGagatgaatggaaaaatattgaacaattatggaatattttaattgaTAAACAAGATCTCAATCAGAAGTGTGAAAGAAAGCACGAAGAAAAGGATATATCTGaatatcaaaaaaggaaaaatttgatGACTTACTGTATATATAGAGATTATATTAAAAGCTTATGTGAACAATCTATAAACAGTGGTATTCaacatacacatgtatgcTATGCTTTCAAtggttttataaaaaagcatTATGAAACATTTTACAATGAGGTTCAATGCATTCATAATTCAGTTGAAA
Above is a window of Plasmodium cynomolgi strain B DNA, scaffold: 0305, whole genome shotgun sequence DNA encoding:
- a CDS encoding hypothetical protein (putative); the protein is MNDKERYKSCVKTEVYFKSIHDTKNKETLKNIGCSVERGYRYLTALYDKTITNDLCEYLNLWLDEQKIKHVNDVFGITRDEWKNIEQLWNILIDKQDLNQKCERKHEEKDISEYQKRKNLMTYCIYRDYIKSLCEQSINSGIQHTHVCYAFNGFIKKHYETFYNEVQCIHNSVETKDYSYHISDDCTLYNIAKTFPGITEQDKKNVYADVSGKPIEKCKDTKKVANVKTELADSHTRSENNPLGATGLNNSSLTVVNSPDNKPLKSVYYAGLSVLGVVFTSMVLYKVKEL